Proteins from one Triticum aestivum cultivar Chinese Spring chromosome 7A, IWGSC CS RefSeq v2.1, whole genome shotgun sequence genomic window:
- the LOC123154676 gene encoding uncharacterized protein, which yields MERDIIIKANTIDAAAGEILGILDGISKYERKIYFFGWCGLGASAALRVAAQRLKSLVAKGRKFDKVVHVDCTLWQSMRALQKAVAEELELPQSVMAIFDQHDEEDDFNGIDQGSRGVLLDVREEIFRKLASSTFVVFFHNGSNHYIDLYECGVPVTTFLSNKVVWTWGGGFHLPNKSLERQLRNNVVDVFVGSEDWHDHVLHEEAAEVAKHVGILDPDKIVECFQYAWARRLVCDIDWEMHASNYWVSDGIIQGQGDTLAWEVGNALKRNVHLDRIVENIYYEKEIGGRIPSPNGCWVSATHQTLLHDGNRVLPPRATSFFLLTEESEGRRVVLPAAMFPHNNRLRVLHLSWCTFSFTSPPFFCCSHLRFLLLDHCTDVREEEHQSNNQSGSCFQKLWVLDLRYTDWYSKTMMCLMDELRELNVETDKDWMSIVDRCGNRTSLVKLRVATNTDSATEIAIHCHVPNLSSASLLKEIILEDCVGLEQVVTDVLPPLLESFSFFITDDAIPKISSISLEGLAKLKSVLLRGVMENLQDLDLSGTAVKTLDLRKVVALNLKQLILLGCEKLQTIQHPSSNKWPRRFEVLRIDTIRSASSAQANWEEKTKETIAAIGSSCIAAVPSEKPATSFDWYISVRDARLFRSLEPFEKYFTKKCGCIEMASSPTGSVAIDDSGRAQGIRKPGHYLYARDIIFRDHLLAATANEGAIGWMWAFSSVPAVDESVSWYVHIQDEEEIKSGLLQQQGNIQGTSTGVSLIPDFICYSAITLRVHDSLSITSIPSPQVLWSSRFTKSWSYLRWCRVERCPKLSSVFPIPTRGDDGNDYEIVECFSWLTTFRASQLLKARYIWNWSTTCIPSKDSFQRLKFMHLDYCPGLIHVLPLSVNMTTLGNLETLEIVCCGDLMEIFPLDPKRQEKETVINFPELKHIHLHDLPKLQRICGSKMFAPKLETIKTRGCWSLRRLPAVAKQCPEVDCEKEWWDILEWAEVDANHHPSLYKPSHSRYYKKAQLPRGTVLR from the exons GACATAATAATCAAGGCAAATACCATCGATGCTGCAGCAGGAGAAATACTCGGTATTCTAGATGGCATCAGCAAATACGAAAGAAAAATCTACTTTTTTGGTTGGTGTGGACTCGGGGCATCTGCTGCTCTCAGAGTGGCAGCCCAACGCCTGAAATCACTGGTTGCTAAAGGAAGGAAGTTTGACAAGGTTGTCCACGTGGATTGCACATTGTGGCAAAGCATGAGAGCCCTGCAAAAGGCAGTTGCTGAGGAGCTAGAGCTTCCCCAGTCGGTGATGGCCATCTTTGATCAGCATGATGAGGAGGATGATTTCAATGGGATAGACCAAGGCTCCAGAGGGGTTTTATTGGATGTCAGAGAGGAGATCTTCAGAAAGCTTGCTAGTAGTACGTTTGTGGTGTTTTTTCACAACGGGAGCAACCACTACATTGATTTGTACGAGTGTGGTGTCCCTGTAACAACATTTTTGAGTAACAAGGTCGTGTGGACCTGGGGTGGGGGTTTTCATTTGCCCAATAAAAGTCTGGAACGTCAGCTTAGAAACAATGTGGTTGATGTTTTCGTGGGAAGTGAAGACTGGCACgatcatgtattgcatgaagaggCCGCGGAGGTTGCCAAGCACGTGGGTATTCTTGATCCTGATAAGATAGTAGAGTGCTTCCAGTATGCTTGGGCAAGAAGACTTGTGTGTGATATTGACTGGGAGATGCATGCTTCAAACTATTGGGTAAGCGACGGGATTATACAAGGTCAAGGCGATACATTGGCATGGGAGGTTGGCAATGCTTTGAAGAGAAACGTACACTTGGATCGGATTGTGGAGAATATTTACTATGAGAAAGAGATTGGTGGTCGCATTCCCAGTCCTAATGGCTGTTGGGTTTCAGCCACACACCAAACCCTGCTACATGATGGTAATCGCGTGTTGCCTCCTCGGGCGACATCCTTCTTCCTTCTAACAGAAGAATCAGAGGGTAGGAGGGTGGTATTACCAGCTGCCATGTTCCCACACAACAATAGGCTACGGGTGTTACATCTATCTTGGTGCACCTTCAGTTTTACATCTCCTCCCTTCTTCTGTTGCAGCCACCTAAGATTCCTCCTGCTGGACCATTGCACAGATGTCAGAGAGGAGGAGCATCAAAGCAACAACCAAAGCGGATCATGTTTCCAGAAGTTGTGGGTGTTGGACCTGAGGTACACAGATTGGTACTCAAAAACTATGATGTGTTTAATGGATGAACTCAGGGAGCTGAATGTGGAGACAGACAAGGATTGGATGAGCATAGTTGATCGCTGTGGCAATAGAACAAGCCTTGTCAAGCTCCGAGTAGCTACCAACACAGACTCTGCAACAGAAATAGCCATTCACTGTCATGTCCCTAACCTGTCTAGCGCCAGCCTCCTTAAGGAAATCATCCTTGAGGACTGTGTTGGATTGGAACAAGTTGTCACTGATGTTCTGCCACCATTGCTTGAGTCATTTAGTTTCTTCATCACTGATGATGCTATCCCTAAGATATCAAGCATTTCCTTAGAGGGCCTTGCCAAATTGAAGAGTGTGCTGCTAAGAGGGGTGATGGAGAACCTCCAGGATCTGGATCTCTCGGGTACAGCAGTGAAGACCCTCGACCTCAGAAAAGTGGTAGCCCTGAACCTCAAGCAGCTCATCCTACTGGGTTGTGAGAAGCTGCAAACAATACAACATCCATCAAGTAACAAATGGCCAAGGAGGTTCGAGGTGTTGCGCATTGACACCATCCGATCAGCATCATCTGCCCAAGCTAATTGGGAAGAGAAGACCAAGGAGACTATTGCTGCTATAGGATCATCTTGTATTGCTGCAGTTCCTTCTGAAAAACCAGCTACATCCTTTGATTGGTACATCTCTGTAAGGGATGCAAGGCTCTTTAGGTCGCTAGAGCCCTTTGAAAAATATTTCACGAAGAAGTGTGGATGTATAGAGATGGCGTCATCACCTACAGGTAGTGTTGCTATTGATGATAGTGGACGGGCTCAAGGAATTAGAAAGCCTGGTCATTATTTATATGCAAGAGATATAATCTTCCGAGACCACCTGCTggctgctactgctaatgaaggtGCAATCGGATGGATGTGGGCTTTCTCGTCTGTTCCTGCTGTTGATGAATCCGTGAGCTGGTACGTCCACATACAAGATGAAGAGGAGATAAAGAGTGGATTACTGCAGCAACAAGGCAACATCCAAGGAACTAGTACTGGTGTTTCTTTAATCCCTGATTTTATATGTTACAGTGCTATAACACTGCGTGTGCATGATAGCTTGTCCATCACTAGCATCCCAAGCCCACAAGTGCTATGGTCGAGCAGGTTTACAAAATCATGGAGCTACCTTCGATGGTGTCGAGTTGAGAGATGCCCCAAGCTAAGCTCTGTATTTCCTATCCCCACACGAGGTGATGATGGGAATGATTATGAGATAGTTGAATGCTTTTCTTGGTTGACCACGTTCCGGGCATCCCAGCTCCTGAAGGCACGCTACATCTGGAACTGGAGTACAACATGCATACCCAGTAAAGATTCCTTTCAACGCCTAAAATTCATGCACCTAGACTATTGCCCCGGGCTCATACATGTGCTCCCCTTATCCGTAAATATGACTACCTTGGGGAACCTAGAGACCCTCGAGATCGTGTGTTGTGGCGATCTCATGGAGATCTTCCCTTTGGACCCTAAGCGCCAAGAGAAGGAAACCGTTATAAATTTCCCCGAGCTGAAGCATATCCACCTACACGATCTCCCCAAGCTGCAGCGCATCTGTGGAAGTAAGATGTTTGCGCCAAAGCTCGAGACTATCAAGACAAGGGGCTGCTGGAGCCTGAGGCGCCTGCCCGCCGTTGCCAAGCAATGCCCGGAGGTGGACTGCGAGAAGGAATGGTGGGACATCTTGGAGTGGGCCGAGGTGGATGCAAACCACCACCCTTCGCTCTACAAGCCGAGCCACTCGAGGTACTACAAGAAGGCCCAACTGCCAAGAGGCACCGTACTCAG GTAA